A stretch of DNA from bacterium:
CCGTGACCGGCTCGAAGTGGAACGGGTGGTTGTTCTTCGGTCTGACCAAGAGGAAGCGCAGCTGATGACTGCTCGGCACTCATCGGCAGTCGCAAAGCTCCAGCCTGCGACCCGGTGCGCCATCTACTGCCGAAAATCGACGAGCCAGGGCCTCGAACAGGAGTTCAACAGCCTCGATGCCCAGCGGGAAGCTGCCGAGAGCTATATCGCCAGCCAGCAGCACGACAACTGGATCGCGCTCCCCGACCGATACGACGACGGTGGATTCTCTGCCGGAACA
This window harbors:
- a CDS encoding recombinase family protein, translated to MTARHSSAVAKLQPATRCAIYCRKSTSQGLEQEFNSLDAQREAAESYIASQQHDNWIALPDRYDDGGFSAGT